From the genome of Syngnathoides biaculeatus isolate LvHL_M chromosome 4, ASM1980259v1, whole genome shotgun sequence:
TAACAACCTTGGTGGCctcagagataggagagcccacctcagagaacccagactctgcttcttcatgagaaggcgtgttggtggaattggaAGTCTTCGGAGCATTCTTCCACTGACTCACAATGTCCTAAGTCGAGGTCAGCGTACCCCATCCCTActatacagtgttgatggtCCTCTGCTTGCCCCACCCCCGAGAcaccagatggtggaccagaataaGTATACCTACACCTGCTCGGAGTCTCttaccgtgggcaactccataGTGGGAGAGTCTAACTCCACTCAAGAGTACTGGTACCGAGCCCATGCAGTGTGTGCAGACAAGCCCACCATGTATAGTCGGAcattctcaacctcacacaccagctcgggcttcTTCCCTACCAGTGAGGTGACATTTCACGTCCCGAGGGTCAACTTCTGAAGCTGAGGATCAGATTCCCCAGGTCCCTGCCAGCCCACACCTCACCCGCGCCTTATGGCACCTTCCACAGGTGGAGAGCTAattggaagggggacccacgctACCCAttcaggctgtgcccagccGGGTCCTATGGCTTCAGGTCCGGCTACCAGACGCTCGCTGCATGGGTGGAGACTGGCTTACGAATCGACCGTCAAGGGTCCACGGCAATGTCAGCAGCCCGCTCTTGTAACAGACCAAGGAGGGTAACCAGCGTGCGAGCCGGAGGGTTGGGCACACAACACCCCGAGGTGCAATTTAGAAATTCAGGATAAAGTCAAATTAAGTTTGTGTGTCACCAAGAATGTTCATATGTATTGTGCATATTAAATGCGGACTTAAATTTATCCTGAAAGTCAAACGTCCGTAATTTACAGAGTCAAATTTTGAGCAATAAACTGTCTGCTAAAAAGAAGGAGTTATAAGATCCAGGGTTGATTTTTGTTGACTACTTACCATGACGAACAATGATGCACCATACGGTTCGTATAGTTTATCCTATAACTCAATATCTAAATAAAATGTTCCCACATTTCGCACGTAGATCGATTTGACGTGAACAGATTTCCACTCCATTCAAAATGTTAGGAGGGGCATTTTCTTCAAGTTAAGATTAATACATGACAGAGAAAAAAGTCCTTTAAATATGACACATACCATTTCAAAGTTATATGCATGACCGTATAAACCATTACGTATCACAGCAACGATTTTTCACCAGCAGTTTTCTCGACAGAATGAATTTTCATCCCAGGACACGAGATGGCAGTCTTGTTCAATGTAAAATTACTGTGCGATACCCACTTTCGACACGTGAAATTAGGTGCTCAATGGCATGTCTTAATGAGAAAAACTGATACAAAAATTCTGGATTTATTGAACTTGAAAATAGCATACAATTCCACCTAAACATTCAGAATAAGTAAACACCTAAACGGTACACAAAATATCACCAACCACATAAAACCATGGGAGCGGGTATCAGGTCAGCTGAACAGCAGCTAAAAGAACTATTAaagggagggttttttttttttgacaaagcacAAACGCCATGCACAAAATAATTATCCAGTATTAATTACAAATGCTTTTTCACAAGTCATTGAAGATTTAGCTTTCAAATCTGTAATCTTTATACTCTTATGTAAATACAACTAACATGACATTTCAAAGCCCTGTAATTTCACAAACggggtcaaaaacaaaaaacaaaaacaaaaaaacatgcaaacatatTTGAAGTCACGCCAGACATATCTCAACACAATGTGGAAAGAATGGTCACAAGCACCAGTAGGCACAAAGCCTAAGGATGTCACACTGGCACAGCCGCTATGCTCTGGCTTCCTGTTTCTTGTGAGAGCAAACACCGACGGACTTGAGTTACAAAGCTGCTCTTTTAAGAAGAACTAATCAAATTTCCCATACGTGGCCAAGTCCATGAGGAAACTAAAGAAAGCGCAGTCAGCAGGACGTGGACAACGCCACTACACGTATAGGCACTCATGGCTCTTCAACAGTGCACAGGAACAGCAGTAAAAGGTGAAAAGTGTTGTTCTGGATACACCACAAAAAGATGAATTCCAAAGCTTGGCTTGTCTTGCAAGTCCCTCTTGAAGAAGTCGGCTTTgcatgagaaaaatgttttgatacaCATAAAACACAAGACAGACAATATGACCAAGGattacttttgcaaaaaaaaaaaaaaagtcaaacagagATGCATGAAGTCTTTGGCCTCACGCTGCGCGTGTGAGAAAACAAGCACATGTTTGAGATCAACTTACTTTTGGGTGGGGTCAACTGAATTGTTGGAAGAAGCTCCAGACCAAGCAAGAGAAGACAAGAGTGACGCAAAGCGCTCCACACAACATGAATCCAGagaagacacacaaacaaactgtACTGTATGGCAATATACAAATCCTTCACCTTGGACTTGGCTCACAAGCCTAAATTATTAATTCTAATAGTTCAGCCACCCATCTTGTCAAGTCCCTTTTGACATCTGCCCTGATTTTGGACTACATGCAAAAGTCAGCCCTCTTGAATAAGGCAGGTCTGGACCTTCTGAGAGACACTGCATTTTGATTCATCAAACAAGGTTTTTCTTTAAGTGTTCATCAGTCTAGACTGTTGTACATGAATCTATTAAGTACTATTGAATAAAATGATGCTGAAATTAGGTGATTTTCTATGTACCATGTGAACATGTATAAAAATAAGTCACAGCATATATGCTTTCCCCCTGAATATACTCTGGGAAATgatatttttgtcaaaacacaGTAAATATGGTCTTTGTTTGCATACACACAACCAATAATATTAGTATGCTGCAACTGGAAAACGACTAAGTAAAACCTACTTTCCTCCCGAGTTCCATTGAAGTTTCAGGAACATGCAGGGAGAGTGGAGAGACCAAAACAGACTTAAAGAGCTAATGGTACTTAATATGGACAAAAAGTGCTAATAGATGACAAACTCAATAGCCCACACACTACAGCTTGCGTCATTCAGAGGCTACACGGGGCGTTGCCTCTATGAAGATTAGGGCCAACTGGAGGCCAGGATGAAATTGCCATATTTTGTTGTAGTTGTTTGGAGTGTTGATGGGTGGGAGTGGTGAGTGAAGAGGTACACACATATCCCCACAATTACAGATAGACATCAGCTAAATGTTGGTATTGCAGATGTTGCTGGTCTGCCTTCTGGTCTGTCATAAAGATGGCAAATGCCACGTAAAATTGTTCAAGAGTTCCAGTAGTGAAGTGTCCTTAGCACACACTTAACTCCTCGGTGGCAATGGCTATTTTTCACTGAATGATGAAGCCAGGCTGCGGGGCTACACGAGAGGGGGTTCTCTGTGGCAAAGCAGGTGGATATTGTCCTAAGAAAGGATAGCCTGATGAAACATTTGGATAGGGTTGGCCCGTTCTGGGAGGAATTGGCGGATATGGTGAAACAGCATAGTAGGTCGAAGGCTGGGGGGGAACAGTTGGAGCTGGATTTAGCAGTGGGGCTGTCTGGgctgggggaggaggaggctTCCTTCTGGGTTGAACAAGAGGGGATGAGTCACTGCCTGCCTCAGTGAGGAGGGAGGATGAGGGTCTGGCTCCAGCTGACATATCCTGAGATCGGGAGGTAGATACTGAAGCCTGTGGAAGCTGCTGACCCTTCAGCACCATCTCCTGCAGCTTCTCAATCTTAACCCTTCTCAAGTGCGCCAACTTCCTCTGGTTCTGGTAGGAATCAATGAAGGCTTCCAGGGTCATGTCACCATCCAGGAAAGAATCAGCCATATTCTACAGTAGTAAAATAGACATTTTAGTGCAACATGTAAAATCCAACAAAGAAATTGGTAAAGCAGAGATTGtctcggtaaaaaaaaaaaaaaaaaaattcccatctaTGCAGTATCAGCTGTTCtatattattcatccatccataatttgagctgcttatcctcacaagggtcaaaggagtgctggagcctatcccagctatcttcgggcaggagccctggtacaccctgaactggttaccagccaattgcagtgcacatagaaacaaaaaaataagtcctttacactcacattcacacctatgggcaatttagagtatccaattgaTGCaagtttttagaatgtgggaggaaaccagagttcccagagaaaacccacacaggcatagggagaacatgcacacttcaTATAGCTGGGTctgaggatttgaaccctagtcctcagaagtgtgatgGAAAAGCGCTAGTCCTCTAGTGTGCCATCCTGTTGTAAATTACttagacaaaataaaaagatgaatgtGTACCAGAGGTTTTGAATTCTTTTGACCAAAAACAACTTCCGTCTAGTTTCAACCATAACTAAAATATCAGGTGAATTAAGCAGTTGCAATAATAGAACTGGCAAAGTCAATTATATCTCCCAaattttttgagaaaaatactTTGTAGATGAGAATATCAGACAGAGGAATTACTACTCACTGTGAATAATGCAACACATTTATAGAGATGGTGATGGAATTACCTCTGTTTCCTCTTCTATTTTGGCTCCTTCTGCCTGCAGCAGAGCCAACAGAATGTCCAGTGATGTGTTTCCTGACTTGTggtctgggggtggggggaggagggggggggtggagtgaTGCCACAATAACATTAGTCTTCGAAAGTTAAAATTAAATGCGTACTGTTTgatgataaaaaataataataataatttaaaaaaaaatacacacatacttGTCACACAAAGTTGAGGTAAGTTATGCAAAATGTGCCACTCCTGGCCCCGTGACTATCATATCCCAACAACCGCAATTGCTGTGTTTGCCCAGAACAGCATCGGTCCTGGAGCCAGTAATAATGCAGCAGGGTGTGTCCTACCTAGAAACTGTGTGTGATTCCCAATAAAGTATTGCAGTGCCAGCTCTGCGACTCTGCAATGTGATTAGCCAGGATAGCTAGCGTCACTAAATTACTAGCAGCACAAGACGGCAGCACCGAACGTCTCTGGATTAAGAGATTGTcgtgcagagctgtggaaatGACGGATCAGAGCTGGCTCTATACTTAAGTCAGAATCACTGATCATCATGTTATAAATAACTAATTACCATCTACCATGGTG
Proteins encoded in this window:
- the vps37ba gene encoding VPS37B subunit of ESCRT-I a, coding for MSNFSNKFGEYSLTQLNEILEDDEKLTKMIHEMDEMQEVQLSKETTLVNNRTLAEENLALQPGLELKKEKLTKRYGCLQESFEAYQLRKSTLDHKSGNTSLDILLALLQAEGAKIEEETENMADSFLDGDMTLEAFIDSYQNQRKLAHLRRVKIEKLQEMVLKGQQLPQASVSTSRSQDMSAGARPSSSLLTEAGSDSSPLVQPRRKPPPPPAQTAPLLNPAPTVPPQPSTYYAVSPYPPIPPRTGQPYPNVSSGYPFLGQYPPALPQRTPSRVAPQPGFIIQ